A stretch of Xenopus laevis strain J_2021 chromosome 8S, Xenopus_laevis_v10.1, whole genome shotgun sequence DNA encodes these proteins:
- the MGC69520.S gene encoding Novel 7 transmembrane receptor (rhodopsin family) protein S homeolog (The RefSeq protein has 6 substitutions compared to this genomic sequence), with translation MCNQSVSCSFSDNYEAVLFPIIYSSVFIVGLPSNLIAIGVIVQLIKKGNILGIYLANLCVSDLMYISTLPVWIVYTAKEDWLFGTLSCKIVGFFFNANLYSTISFLSCIATDRFVAMVFPLRSRIIRSMKTAAVICVIVWLIILGSHFYFLTRDDVFTSIQNVELCYEKYPMERWVAPLKYFRIPGGFLIPLFLLLFSYCSIIRVIYRAATLETDQKRKITGLLMSMTAIFVVCYLPYHVVLFIRSYVSDFDYCSCTIEERIRPAYRISFALTSLSSALDPFLNIFVSEGVKRELMVKIRALWFYLVFRRKEKSKIRCLNDLCEGNVQRNSGLLCTHQTKIQSRL, from the coding sequence ATGTGTAACCAGAGCGTGTCGTGTTCATTCTCTGACAATTATGAAGCCGTCTTATTCCCCATAATCTACAGCAGTGTCTTTATAGTTGGTTTGCCGAGTAACCTAATAGCTATTGGAGTTATTGTTCAACTAATCAAGAAGGGAAACATCTTGGGCATCTACCTGGCCAACCTTTGTGTATCAGACCTCATGTACATAAGTACACTTCCTGTCTGGATTGTTTACACCGCAAAGGAGGACTGGCTATTTGGTACCCTCAGCTGCAAAATTGTGGGCTTTTTCTTCAATGCCAATCTTTACTCGACTATTTCCTTTCTTAGCTGTATAGCTACAGACCGGTTTGTTGCCATGGTTTTCCCACTCCGTTCAAGGATCATCCGGAGCATGAAAACTGCTGCTGTGATTTGTGTGATAGTTTGGCTGATCATTTTGGGCtcgcatttttattttttaaccaggGACGATGTTTTTACTTCTATCCAGAATGTGGAACTTTGTTATGAGAAATATCCCATGGAAAGATGGATGGCTCATCTGAATTACTTCCGGATTCTTGTGGTTTTTCTTATCCCATTGTTTCTCTTGTTATTTTCCTACTGCTCCATAATTCGAGTCATCTATCGAGCAGCCACGTTGGAAACAGATCAGAAGAGGAAGATCACTGGGCTGCTCATGTCTATGACTGCAATATTTGTGGTCTGCTACTTGCCGTATCATGTAGTCCTTTTTATCCGTTCCTATGTGAGTGACTTTGACTACTGCAGCTGTACAATAGAGGAGCGTATTCGCCCTGCCTACCGGATCTCCTTTGCTCTCACCAGTCTGAGCAGTGCCCTTGACCCTTTCCTAAATATCTTTGTGAGTGAAGGAGTAAAGCGGGAATTGATGGTGAAAATAAGGGCTCTTTGGTTTTACCTGGTATTCCGGCGAAAAGAAAAGAGCAAAATTAGATGTCTTAATGATTTATGTGAAGGTAATGTTCAGAGGAACAGTGGCCTCCTGTGTACACACCAAACCAAAATACAGTCTAGGTTGTAG
- the MGC69520.S gene encoding novel 7 transmembrane receptor (rhodopsin family) protein S homeolog isoform X1, with protein sequence MCNQSVSCSFSDNYEAVLFPIIYSSVFIVGLPSNLIAIGVIVQLIKKGNILGIYLANLCVSDLMYISTLPVWIVYTAKEDWLFGTLSCKIVGFFFNANLYSTISFLSCIATDRFVAMVFPLRSRIIRSMKTAAVICVIVWLIILGSHFYFLTRDDVFTSIQNVELCYEKYPMERWMAHLNYFRILVVFLIPLFLLLFSYCSIIRVIYRAATLETDQKRKITGLLMSMTAIFVVCYLPYHVVLFIRSYVSDFDYCSCTIEERIRPAYRISFALTSLSSALDPFLNIFVSEGVKRELMVKIRALWFYLVFRRKEKSKIRCLNDLCEGNVQRNSGLLCTHQTKIQSRL encoded by the coding sequence ATGTGTAACCAGAGCGTGTCGTGTTCATTCTCTGACAATTATGAAGCCGTCTTATTCCCCATAATCTACAGCAGTGTCTTTATAGTTGGTTTGCCGAGTAACCTAATAGCTATTGGAGTTATTGTTCAACTAATCAAGAAGGGAAACATCTTGGGCATCTACCTGGCCAACCTTTGTGTATCAGACCTCATGTACATAAGTACACTTCCTGTCTGGATTGTTTACACCGCAAAGGAGGACTGGCTATTTGGTACCCTCAGCTGCAAAATTGTGGGCTTTTTCTTCAATGCCAATCTTTACTCGACTATTTCCTTTCTTAGCTGTATAGCTACAGACCGGTTTGTTGCCATGGTTTTCCCACTCCGTTCAAGGATCATCCGGAGCATGAAAACTGCTGCTGTGATTTGTGTGATAGTTTGGCTGATCATTTTGGGCtcgcatttttattttttaaccaggGACGATGTTTTTACTTCTATCCAGAATGTGGAACTTTGTTATGAGAAATATCCCATGGAAAGATGGATGGCTCATCTGAATTACTTCCGGATTCTTGTGGTTTTTCTTATCCCATTGTTTCTCTTGTTATTTTCCTACTGCTCCATAATTCGAGTCATCTATCGAGCAGCCACGTTGGAAACAGATCAGAAGAGGAAGATCACTGGGCTGCTCATGTCTATGACTGCAATATTTGTGGTCTGCTACTTGCCGTATCATGTAGTCCTTTTTATCCGTTCCTATGTGAGTGACTTTGACTACTGCAGCTGTACAATAGAGGAGCGTATTCGCCCTGCCTACCGGATCTCCTTTGCTCTCACCAGTCTGAGCAGTGCCCTTGACCCTTTCCTAAATATCTTTGTGAGTGAAGGAGTAAAGCGGGAATTGATGGTGAAAATAAGGGCTCTTTGGTTTTACCTGGTATTCCGGCGAAAAGAAAAGAGCAAAATTAGATGTCTTAATGATTTATGTGAAGGTAATGTTCAGAGGAACAGTGGCCTCCTGTGTACACACCAAACCAAAATACAGTCTAGGTTGTAG